In Rhodamnia argentea isolate NSW1041297 chromosome 11, ASM2092103v1, whole genome shotgun sequence, one genomic interval encodes:
- the LOC115751192 gene encoding uncharacterized protein At3g27210: MGSCVSSARGNSSSAAAIPPSPIKEKAVDGEAPINGGSLKSQWSPGPRSTTSFRDYGSKEDVFFDSKPWLESDCEDDFFSVNGDLTPSRGSTPSQGNTPIHPSLFRGTQLVKNAPQDKAPVPFPEPSPTAKKKKLAELFRDSLGGQEDVADHDALADKATAEAKAEAKPTILDVLPSSNQGTPYISKPTSMCSSERTSNGDYVMEKQKPVRTTPCCLPRLSLYGSLSEGNKKMSPAIAVHD, encoded by the exons ATGGGTTCGTGCGTTTCATCAGCTCGCGGGAACTCCAGCTCCGCCGCGGCGATCCCGCCTTCGCCGATCAAGGAAAAGGCTGTCGACGGCGAGGCTCCGATCAATGGTGGCTCCCTCAAGTCTCAGTGGTCGCCTGGTCCTCGGTCAACGACGAGTTTCAGAGACTACG GCAGTAAAGAGGATGTTTTCTTCGATTCGAAGCCCTGGTTAGAGTCGGACTGTGAAGATGATTTTTTCAGTGTCAATGGTG ATTTGACTCCTTCTCGTGGGAGTACTCCTTCCCAGGGAAACACTCCTATCCACCCATCCTTATTCAGGGGAACACAATTGGTTAAGAATGCCCCTCAGGACAAAGCACCTGTCCCCTTTCCCGAACCTTCCCCAACAgctaagaaaaagaaactcgcTGAACTTTTCCGAGATAGCCTCGGGGGGCAAGAAGATGTTGCCGATCACGATGCTCTGGCTGACAAAGCAACTGCAGAAGCAAAGGCTGAAGCCAAGCCAACTATACTCGATGTTCTTCCGAGCTCTAATCAAGGAACGCCTTACATCTCTAAACCCACTTCCATGTGTAGCAGCGAAAGGACTTCTAATGGAGATTATGTGATGGAGAAGCAGAAACCCGTTAGAACCACGCCTTGTTGCCTCCCTAGATTGTCTTTGTACGGCAGTTTAAGTGAGGGGAATAAGAAGATGAGCCCTGCAATAGCCGTGCATGATTAG
- the LOC115751077 gene encoding ribulose-phosphate 3-epimerase, cytoplasmic isoform isoform X1 encodes MGVTAKIAPSMLSSDFANLASEAQRMLDCGADWLHMDIMDGHFVPNLTLGAPVIKSLRKHTKAYLDCHLMVTNPLDYVEPLGDAGASGFTFHVEVSKENWQELVKKVKSKGMKPGVALRPGTPIEEVYPLVEGENPVEMVLVMTVEPGFGGQKFMPETMEKVCVLRAKYPSLDIEVDGGLGPSTIDMAASAGANCIVAGSSVFGSPEPAQVILHMRKSVEEVQSSS; translated from the exons atgggaGTGACCGCGAAAATAGCGCCGTCGATGCTGTCTTCGGACTTCGCGAATCTGGCTTCGGAAGCCCAGCGCATGCTCGATTGTGGCGCCGATTGGCTCCACATGGACATCATG GATGG GCATTTTGTCCCTAATCTAACTCTAGGTGCTCCAGTCATCAAGAGTTTGAGAAAGCATACCAA GGCTTATTTGGATTGCCATCTTATGGTCACGAATCCTCTTGATTATGTTGAACCTTTGGGGGACGCTGGTGCTTCAGGTTTTACGTTTCATGTTGAGGTGTCAAAAG AAAACTGGCAAGAACTTGTGAAGAAAGTCAAGTCAAAAGGCATGAAGCCTGGTGTGGCTTTAAGACCTGGAACCCCCATCGAAGAGGTTTACCCTCTG GTCGAAGGTGAAAATCCTGTGGAGATGGTCCTTGTCATGACTGTAGAACCTGGGTTTGGTGGGCAAAAGTTTATGCCAGAAACGATGGAAAAG GTTTGCGTTCTGAGAGCTAAATACCCATCACTTGACATAGAG GTTGATGGCGGTTTAGGACCTTCTACCATTGATATGGCAGCTTCTGCGGGGGCAAACTGCATTGTTGCTGGAAGTTCAGTGTTTGGATCACCAGAGCCAGCACAGGTTATACTTCATATGAGGAAAAGTGTCGAGGAAGTGCAGAGTAGTAGTTGA
- the LOC115751077 gene encoding ribulose-phosphate 3-epimerase, cytoplasmic isoform isoform X2: protein MKRFQHFVPNLTLGAPVIKSLRKHTKAYLDCHLMVTNPLDYVEPLGDAGASGFTFHVEVSKENWQELVKKVKSKGMKPGVALRPGTPIEEVYPLVEGENPVEMVLVMTVEPGFGGQKFMPETMEKVCVLRAKYPSLDIEVDGGLGPSTIDMAASAGANCIVAGSSVFGSPEPAQVILHMRKSVEEVQSSS, encoded by the exons ATGAAGAGATTTCA GCATTTTGTCCCTAATCTAACTCTAGGTGCTCCAGTCATCAAGAGTTTGAGAAAGCATACCAA GGCTTATTTGGATTGCCATCTTATGGTCACGAATCCTCTTGATTATGTTGAACCTTTGGGGGACGCTGGTGCTTCAGGTTTTACGTTTCATGTTGAGGTGTCAAAAG AAAACTGGCAAGAACTTGTGAAGAAAGTCAAGTCAAAAGGCATGAAGCCTGGTGTGGCTTTAAGACCTGGAACCCCCATCGAAGAGGTTTACCCTCTG GTCGAAGGTGAAAATCCTGTGGAGATGGTCCTTGTCATGACTGTAGAACCTGGGTTTGGTGGGCAAAAGTTTATGCCAGAAACGATGGAAAAG GTTTGCGTTCTGAGAGCTAAATACCCATCACTTGACATAGAG GTTGATGGCGGTTTAGGACCTTCTACCATTGATATGGCAGCTTCTGCGGGGGCAAACTGCATTGTTGCTGGAAGTTCAGTGTTTGGATCACCAGAGCCAGCACAGGTTATACTTCATATGAGGAAAAGTGTCGAGGAAGTGCAGAGTAGTAGTTGA
- the LOC115751076 gene encoding LOW QUALITY PROTEIN: protein LYK2 (The sequence of the model RefSeq protein was modified relative to this genomic sequence to represent the inferred CDS: deleted 2 bases in 2 codons; substituted 1 base at 1 genomic stop codon): TPYSSSPFNPSFYLGIGECVAAETSGSSADTECCECVGGSFRAELIKATIDGESFRGIAESLEGLTPCQAIGVANPGIPRFDPKDNVQLHCRXISSCLSSETSPSLLLTYPVSNGDTVSGLASKFNTTPQAIISISVNDGSLGTFDPDRLILLTFILVPINVQRMLGSPAKPRKLILDFVDARGPIVEQHKKRSRMWETWIYVAASCVTVGISLVIAAVVVVIHYKRLNRNLCKPGSLADDVELQQLSLSVRTTSDKKVSFEGSQCPLDSQIIDPTPRKMQVEMYTVEELKRATEHFNVSNHIEGSVYHGRLGGKNLAVKMVKTETFAKIEFGLFHDATHKHPNIIRLLGTCPTEGPDSYLIFEYAKNGSLKDWLHGGLAIKSQFIASCYCFLTWSQRLRVCLDVAMALQYMHHIMNPSYVHRNVKSRNIFLDEEFTAKLGNFGMACCLQDGSGNSPADEPDSWSKACLAPEYISQGTISPGLDIFSYGVVMLEVLCGKMPMIWSENKGEETVRLSDQIQLILRSDNADELREWMDAALGEDYSFDGAVTLANLARACTEEDPSMRPSAGEIVERLLRLVEKLPGEHGMLSESSCKPLVKAAATNPP, from the exons ACACCGTACTCCTCCTCCCCCTTCAATCCGAGCTTCTACTTGGGAATCGGCGAATGTGTAGCTGCAGAGACTAGTGGTTCTTCTGCAGACACAGAGTGCTGCGAATGCGTTGGCGGATCGTTCCGGGCCGAGTTGATAAAGGCGACG ATAGACGGAGAGAGCTTTCGTGGCATTGCTGAATCGCTTGAAGGCTTAACACCCTGCCAAGCCATCGGAGTGGCAAACCCGGGTATTCCTCGATTCGACCCTAAAGACAATGTTCAGTTGCATTGCCGCTAAATTTCTTCCTGCCTTTCTTCTGAAACTAGTCCTAGTCTCTTGCTCACTTATCCTGTA AGCAATGGAGACACTGTATCAGGCTTGGCCTCAAAGTTCAATACCACTCCCCAAGCTATCATATCCATATCTGTCAATGATGGATCACTAGGAACGTTCGATCCCGATAGGCTGATTCTGCTGACGTTCATTTTGGTTCCAATTAATGTTCAGCGTATGCTTGGTTCTCCTGCTAAACCCCGTAAGCTGATCTTGGATTTTGTGGACGCTAGGGGTCCGATAGTCGAGCAACACAAGAAGAGATCAAGAATGTGGGAGACTTGGATTTACGTTGCTGCAAGCTGTGTGACAGTTGGGATCAGCCTTGTGATTGCGGCGGTCGTTGTGGTAATCCATTACAAGAGGCTGAACCGGAATTTATGCAAGCCCGGGAGTCTGGCCGATGATGTGGAGCTGCAGCAACTCAGTTTGAGTGTGCGAACCACGAGCGACAAGAAAGTTTCCTTCGAAGGTTCGCAATGTCCGCTGGACAGTCAGATTATCGACCCCACACCGCGTAAGATGCAGGTCGAGATGTACACCGTCGAAGAACTCAAAAGGGCCACCGAGCACTTCAATGTAAGTAACCACATCGAGGGGTCGGTCTACCATGGCCGGCTTGGCGGAAAGAACTTGGCAGTGAAGATGGTGAAAACGGAAACTTTTGCGAAGATCGAGTTCGGTTTATTCCATGATGCCACCCACAAGCACCCAAACATAATTAGACTTCTGGGGACATGTCCGACGGAAGGCCCGGATTCTTATCTTATCTTCGAGTACGCGAAGAACGGATCGCTGAAAGATTGGCTTCATGGAGGCTTAGCGATCAAGAGCCAATTCATAGCTTCGTGCTATTGCTTCTTGACGTGGAGCCAGAGGCTCAGGGTTTGCCTTGATGTGGCGATGGCCTTGCAGTACATGCACCACATAATGAACCCGAGCTATGTGCATAGGAACGTGAAGAGCCGGAACATCTTTTTGGACGAAGAATTCACCGCGAAGCTCGGGAATTTCGGCATGGCTTGCTGTCTCCAGGACGGAAGTGGGAATTCGCCGGCAGATGAGCCGGACTCTTGGAGCAAGGCGTGTTTAGCACCTGAATACATTAGTCAAGGCACCATATCGCCCGGCCTCGACATCTTTTCGTACGGGGTTGTCATGTTGGAGGTGTTGTGCGGTAAAATGCCAATGATCTGGTCGGAGAACAAGGGAGAGGAAACAGTTCGGCTGTCGGACCAAATCCAGTTGATTCTCCGATCAGACAATGCGGATGAGCTCAGGGAATGGATGGACGCCGCTTTGGGCGAAGACTACTCATTTGACGGAGCAGTCACGTTGGCCAATCTAGCAAGAGCTTGCACGGAGGAAGATCCATCTATGCGGCCAAGCGCCGGAGAAATTGTCGAGAGGTTGCTGAGGTTAGTGGAAAAACTGCCGGGAGAGCACGGTATGTTGAGTGAGAGCTCCTGTAAGCCTCTGGTGAAGGCTGCTGCGACCAACCCGCCGTAA
- the LOC115751073 gene encoding uncharacterized protein LOC115751073 produces MVLGLQGKARKNSSVKLRYLIHIQEIKPWPPSQSLKSVRSVLIQWENGEKHSGSTSSVIPSLGSGINDGKIEFNESFRLPVTLLKDTSVKSGDGDAFEKNCLEFHLYEPRRDRTLKGQLLGTASVDFADYGVIKDAISITAQMNCQRNFRNTAQPVLYVKIQPVDKGSLSFSSKESLEMQSSLDKNGSDSVAALMREEYAAEEEMTSFSDDDVSSHASMTVPSSPSRSPPQNEQSGSVAINETTVRIEENHLLASDPVLELRRSDVTSEVALAENLRPAEDLLPSSSRSSSFDLSSDPGSSDNGNPSSNSFGRFSSMAFPKAGGHSAHSSISSIAIDQAEEESIKALSYGSESLTQDAHGESESGGETLLNSKDILITSAKLTPLDENLDIVDDTDAQVIDGDDMKCSKVGQDDVGKNSATDGIGGSGRSECYLEEEKGTVGDDSVDGLSVDAASEQSFLANDEFSSGGESHGLKGHVIDRLRHAKSVRSPPEITKSIGTASANLIAGYSKEGGIKPTGVRSFRSNERRDSKVYTKDTRSALLEAKVQQLEQRIKMLEGELIESAAVEVALFSVVAEHGSAMAKVHAPARRLSRLYIHACRQLSRSRRASAARSAVSGLVLVAKACGNDVPRLMYWLSNSVVLRTIISEMIEKTNLSVSSSTQSSKDYAGKQSAEIPSSLKWKSSSRRNGHANGGTECNWEDHSTFVSALERVEAWIFSRAVESMWWQTLTPYLQSPTIMTVIMGSSLSESGKRVTHEDVQGDISLEHWKKAFRDACERLCPVRAVGHECGCLPMLARLIMEQCVGRLDVAMFNAILRDSANGILSDPISDPISDPKVLPIPAGKSSFGIGAQLKNTIGNWSRWLTDLFGGDDTDLAEDESEYVDDERKDGSFKSFNLLSALSDLMMLPKDMLLSRSIRKEVCPTFAASLIKRVLDNFVPDEFCPDPIPDVVLEALESEDHSLEVEESVADYPYVAAPVIYTPPLASTVGGIIGEVVADSQLRRCGSSVIRKSYASDDELDELNSPLASIFIDGPRSSPVLTKPSWTSKQNANQNTTRYDLLREVWTNCE; encoded by the exons ATGGTTCTTGGTCTGCAGGGAAAGGCCAGGAAAAACAGCTCTGTTAAGCTTCGTTATCTAATCCACATTCAGGAGATCAAGCCCTGGCCTCCGTCACAGTCTCTCAAGTCGGTCCGCTCCGTCCTTATCCAGTGGGAAAACGGGGAAAAGCATAGTGGGTCGACAAGTTCTGTCATTCCATCTCTGGGCTCTGGCATCAACGATGGCAAGATCGAGTTCAACGAGTCCTTTAGGTTACCCGTGACTCTACTGAAGGATACCTCCGTCAAATCAGGAGATGGCGATGCATTCGAAAAGAATTGCTTGGAGTTTCACTTGTATGAGCCTCGTAGAGATAGGACTTTGAAAGGCCAGTTGCTTGGTACCGCCTCAGTAGATTTTGCGGACTATGGTGTCATCAAGGATGCCATAAGCATTACTGCTCAAATGAATTGCCAGAGGAACTTTAGGAATACGGCTCAACCTGTGCTGTATGTTAAGATTCAGCCTGTTGATAAAGGTTCCTTAAGTTTTTCCTCAAAGGAAAGCTTGGAGATGCAATCATCACTGGACAAGAATGGCAGCGACTCTGTGGCAGCCTTGATGAGAGAAGAATATGCAGCCGAAGAGGAAATGACATCTTTCTCTGATGATGATGTTTCATCCCACGCATCAATGACGGTTCCCTCTTCTCCTTCAAGATCACCTCCTCAAAATGAACAG AGCGGATCTGTTGCCATTAACGAGACCACTGTAAGGATTGAGGAGAATCACCTTTTAGCTTCAGATCCAGTGTTGGAGCTCAGAAGATCTGATGTTACATCAGAAGTTGCGCTTGCAGAAAACTTGCGACCAGCAGAGGACTTACTTCCGAGTTCTTCCCGCTCATCATCATTTGACCTTTCTTCCGATCCAGGGAGTTCAGACAACGGCAATCCATCTTCTAATAGCTTCGGGAGGTTTAGTTCAATGGCCTTCCCAAAAGCAGGCGGTCATAGTGCTCATTCTTCGATCTCATCCATTGCCATTGACCAAGCAGAGGAAGAGTCCATTAAGGCTCTAAGTTACGGTAGTGAAAGTTTGACCCAAGATGCTCATGGAGAATCTGAATCAGGTGGTGAAACTCTACTAAATTCTAAGGATATTCTGATTACTTCTGCTAAATTAACTCCTTTGGATGAAAATTTGGACATCGTGGATGATACTGATGCTCAGGTCATTGACGGCGATGATATGAAATGTTCAAAAGTAGGTCAAGATGATGTTGGTAAAAATTCAGCAACAGATGGAATTGGGGGAAGTGGGCGCTCAGAATGTTacttggaagaagaaaagggtACTGTTGGAGATGATTCAGTTGATGGACTTTCAGTTGATGCTGCTAGCGAGCAGAGCTTTCtcgcgaatgatgaattttcttCTGGGGGAGAAAGCCATGGACTAAAGGGACATGTAATTGACAGATTAAGACATGCAAAATCTGTCCGTTCGCCTCCTGAAATTACCAAGAGCATAGGAACAGCAAGCGCTAACCTGATAGCCGGTTATAGTAAGGAAGGTGGTATTAAACCAACTGGAGTGAGAAGCTTCAGAAGTAATGAAAGAAGGGATTCTAAGGTTTATACTAAGGACACGAGAAGCGCACTTTTGGAAGCTAAAGTTCAGCAATTGGAGCAGCGAATCAAAATGCTGGAGGGAGAGTTGATTGAATCGGCTGCAGTTGAGGTTGCTCTGTTTTCAGTAGTTGCGGAACATGGTTCTGCTATGGCTAAAGTCCATGCTCCGGCTCGGCGGCTTTCTCGATTATATATTCACGCTTGTAGACAGCTTTCACGTTCAAGAAGAGCTAGTGCAGCTAGAAGCGCTGTTTCAGGGTTAGTGTTGGTTGCGAAAGCATGTGGCAATGATGTGCCAAG GTTAATGTACTGGTTGTCCAATTCTGTTGTATTAAGAACAATAATCAGTGAGATGATAGAAAAGACGAACCTGTCAGTTTCCTCATCGACCCAGAGCAGCAAAGATTATGCTGGGAAGCAAAGTGCCGAGATTCCATCATCGTTAAAATGGAAGTCCTCTTCTCGTAGGAATGGACATGCGAATGGTGGAACAGAGTGTAACTGGGAGGACCACAGTACATTTGTATCTGCATTGGAAAGGGTTGAAGCTTGGATCTTCTCCCGTGCAGTAGAGTCCATGTGGTGGCAG ACCTTGACTCCATATTTGCAGTCTCCTACTATAATGACCGTTATCATGGGTTCTAGCTTGAGTGAAAGTGGTAAAAGAGTAACTCACGAAGATGTTCAAGGAGACATTTCACTGGAACACTGGAAGAAAGCATTTAGGGATGCTTGTGAGAGACTTTGTCCTGTTCGAGCTGTAGGACATGAATGCGGCTGCTTGCCTATGCTTGCAAGGCTG ATTATGGAGCAATGCGTGGGTAGACTAGATGTGGCCATGTTCAATGCGATTCTTCGTGATTCTGCAAATGGGATCCTAAGTGATCCAATATCTGACCCCATCTCTGATCCTAAGGTTCTACCTATACCGGCAGGGAAATCGAGCTTTGGCATTGGTGCACAACTGAAGAACACG ATTGGGAACTGGTCAAGATGGCTTACTGATTTATTTGGTGGAGATGATACTGATCTAGCAGAAGATGAGAGTGAATATGTTGATGACGAGAGGAAAGACGGTTCCTTCAAGTCCTTCAATCTCTTGAGCGCATTGAGCGATCTTATGATGCTGCCAAAGGACATGCTTTTGAGTAGATCTATCAGGAAAGAG GTATGCCCTACGTTTGCTGCTTCACTGATCAAAAGGGTTCTCGACAATTTTGTCCCAGATGAGTTTTGCCCCGACCCCATTCCAGACGTTGTGCTTGAAGCCTTGGAATCTGAG GATCACAGTTTGGAAGTTGAAGAATCCGTTGCAGACTATCCATACGTTGCAGCGCCTGTGATATACACACCACCTTTGGCATCTACTGTTGGTGGAATTATCGGGGAGGTTGTTGCAGATTCTCAGCTTAGACGATGTGGGTCGTCTGTGATCAGAAAATCATACGCTAGCGATGATGAACTCGATGAACTGAATTCGCCCTTAGCTTCAATCTTCATAGATGGTCCTCGGTCTTCTCCTGTTTTGACCAAGCCTAGTTGGACATCGAAGCAAAATGCAAATCAAAATACCACCAGGTACGATCTCCTTCGGGAGGTGTGGACGAACTGTGAATAA